One Paraburkholderia agricolaris DNA segment encodes these proteins:
- a CDS encoding LysR family transcriptional regulator, producing MQRVPSLKLLMGFEAAARLGNFSRAADELHLSQSAISHQIQQLEEQLGQPLFRRIGRGVELTVAGEVLQRSVQRSMETLRSGLGRIATYLDPGLVVLVCPAPLLHGWLQPRLDQLQQVLPDLCPLLSTDESARYVDEIDVDMTIGARPMQQAGLAEIPFLQDEWVTVCATELAAKLERVPRTKHHLHTGLICLEENLTSESTGPIFRGQLSAYRMSAIYDDQRLVLDAVLRGRGIACLSRLVAQGSIDQGVLTILADYPRLPGLTWWLSRVAGPSRSPIVEQMFEWLLAQGKEAEASKKP from the coding sequence ATGCAACGTGTCCCCTCCCTGAAGTTGCTGATGGGCTTCGAAGCCGCCGCGCGACTGGGCAATTTCTCCCGCGCGGCCGACGAACTGCACCTGTCGCAATCCGCTATCAGCCACCAGATCCAGCAACTCGAGGAGCAACTTGGACAACCGCTGTTCCGCAGAATCGGCCGCGGCGTGGAATTGACGGTCGCCGGCGAGGTGCTGCAGCGAAGCGTGCAGCGCTCGATGGAAACGCTGCGCAGCGGGCTCGGGCGCATCGCCACCTATCTCGACCCCGGGCTGGTCGTGCTGGTGTGTCCCGCGCCCTTGCTGCACGGCTGGCTGCAGCCGCGCCTCGACCAGTTGCAGCAGGTGCTCCCCGATCTATGCCCGCTGCTCTCCACCGACGAAAGCGCGCGCTATGTCGATGAGATCGACGTCGATATGACAATCGGCGCGCGGCCGATGCAACAGGCCGGCCTGGCGGAAATACCGTTTCTGCAGGACGAATGGGTGACCGTGTGCGCAACGGAACTGGCGGCTAAGCTCGAGCGCGTGCCGCGCACCAAACATCATTTGCATACAGGCCTAATCTGCCTGGAAGAGAACCTGACCAGCGAGAGCACCGGGCCGATTTTCCGCGGGCAACTGTCGGCCTATCGCATGAGCGCGATCTATGACGATCAGCGCCTGGTGCTGGACGCGGTGTTGCGTGGGCGAGGCATTGCCTGCCTGTCCCGGCTGGTGGCGCAAGGCAGCATCGATCAGGGCGTCTTGACCATCCTCGCCGACTACCCGCGTTTGCCGGGTCTGACGTGGTGGCTCTCGCGTGTGGCCGGGCCGTCGCGCTCACCCATTGTCGAGCAGATGTTCGAATGGCTGCTCGCACAGGGTAAAGAAGCCGAGGCCTCAAAAAAGCCGTGA
- a CDS encoding agmatine deiminase family protein: protein MSRFDARQYGYRMPAEWEKMDTTWLGWPILEGREELWGDHYLRVCREFALVAQTVARYQRCVVSAHHSQADAARELLGRGVEVLGVAAEDNWLRDCGPIFLVGERGRLGAAAFRFNCWGEKYQPYDGCQQVGQDIARAAGAQIFNSHMVLEGGAFYVDGRGTLITTESCLLHPNRNPHMNRAEIETELRRMLGVEKIIWLPGNPDEVETNGHVDGIASFIAPGKMLCQSASPVQGDYFHVMRENRRALELATDAAGRRFELIDLPSPIVSERYGSERYCDCYANYILVNGAVISTAFGVEQDQAAREVFAQAFPERRVELLPIPTLSIGGGSIHCSTQQQPAVTPNVTTGVIAN, encoded by the coding sequence ATGAGTCGCTTTGACGCTCGCCAATACGGCTACCGGATGCCTGCTGAATGGGAAAAGATGGACACCACCTGGTTGGGATGGCCGATTCTGGAGGGCCGCGAAGAGCTGTGGGGAGACCACTATCTGCGGGTCTGCCGGGAGTTTGCACTGGTCGCGCAGACCGTTGCCCGCTACCAGCGTTGCGTGGTGAGCGCCCATCACAGCCAGGCGGATGCCGCACGCGAGTTGCTCGGCCGTGGCGTCGAGGTGCTGGGCGTTGCCGCGGAAGATAACTGGCTGCGCGACTGCGGGCCGATTTTTCTGGTGGGCGAGCGTGGCCGCTTGGGCGCCGCCGCGTTTCGCTTCAATTGCTGGGGTGAGAAATACCAGCCTTACGACGGTTGCCAGCAAGTGGGGCAGGATATCGCCCGCGCGGCCGGGGCGCAGATTTTCAACTCGCACATGGTGCTGGAAGGCGGCGCCTTTTACGTGGACGGGCGGGGTACGCTGATCACCACGGAAAGCTGCCTGTTGCATCCGAACCGCAATCCGCACATGAACCGTGCTGAAATCGAGACCGAACTCAGGCGCATGCTGGGGGTGGAGAAGATTATCTGGTTGCCTGGCAATCCCGACGAAGTGGAGACCAATGGGCATGTGGACGGTATTGCGTCGTTCATTGCGCCCGGAAAGATGCTGTGCCAGAGCGCGAGTCCGGTGCAGGGCGATTACTTTCATGTGATGCGCGAGAATCGCCGGGCACTGGAGTTGGCCACCGATGCTGCCGGGCGCCGCTTCGAACTGATCGATCTGCCCTCGCCGATTGTCAGCGAACGCTACGGCTCCGAGCGCTACTGCGATTGCTACGCGAACTACATTCTGGTCAACGGCGCGGTGATTTCGACCGCATTTGGCGTGGAGCAGGACCAGGCCGCACGCGAGGTCTTCGCGCAGGCGTTTCCGGAGCGGCGCGTGGAGTTGCTGCCGATTCCCACCTTGTCGATCGGCGGCGGCAGCATTCATTGTTCGACGCAGCAGCAGCCGGCTGTTACCCCTAACGTCACCACCGGCGTCATCGCTAACTGA
- the aguB gene encoding N-carbamoylputrescine amidase: MSSRNITVASVQMASGSWTFEDNMAIAERLIREAAKQGANLVLCPELFMMPYFCLDQNVRHLELAEPFAGNPRIARFAKLAGELGIVLPIGFFERAGNAAYNSVAVADADGTVLGVYRKTHIPDGPGYTEKFYFTPGDTGFKVWDTRFGRIGIGICWDQWYPETARSLALMGAEILCFPTIIGSEPFSGDFDSAGHWQRTMQGHAAANMVPVVAANRIGREVGFGNGNPQQQGLAGVFYGSSFIADHTGEKLAEANRTDETILLHTFDLNAIREDRQSWGFFRDRRPEMYRTLLTSDGVSSCYR; the protein is encoded by the coding sequence ATGTCGTCGCGAAACATCACCGTAGCGTCGGTGCAAATGGCATCCGGCAGCTGGACCTTTGAAGACAATATGGCCATCGCGGAACGCTTGATCCGTGAGGCCGCAAAGCAGGGTGCCAACCTTGTGTTGTGCCCCGAGCTTTTCATGATGCCGTACTTCTGTCTGGATCAGAACGTGAGGCATCTGGAACTGGCCGAACCGTTCGCGGGCAATCCGCGGATTGCCCGTTTCGCGAAACTTGCCGGCGAACTGGGTATTGTGTTGCCCATCGGATTTTTCGAGCGGGCCGGTAATGCCGCCTACAACTCGGTTGCCGTAGCCGATGCCGACGGCACCGTGCTCGGCGTGTATCGCAAGACGCATATTCCGGACGGCCCGGGTTATACGGAGAAATTCTATTTCACGCCGGGCGATACCGGCTTCAAGGTGTGGGACACCCGCTTCGGCAGGATCGGCATCGGCATCTGCTGGGATCAGTGGTATCCCGAGACGGCCCGCAGTCTTGCGTTGATGGGCGCGGAAATCCTGTGCTTTCCGACCATCATCGGGTCTGAGCCGTTCAGCGGCGATTTCGACTCGGCGGGCCACTGGCAACGCACGATGCAAGGCCACGCGGCGGCCAATATGGTGCCGGTGGTGGCGGCTAACCGGATTGGCCGTGAAGTCGGCTTCGGCAACGGTAATCCGCAGCAGCAAGGGCTCGCCGGCGTGTTCTACGGGTCCAGTTTCATTGCGGATCACACGGGCGAAAAACTCGCTGAGGCCAATCGCACGGACGAAACCATTCTTCTGCACACGTTCGATCTGAACGCTATTCGGGAAGACCGGCAGTCCTGGGGATTTTTCCGCGATCGCCGCCCGGAAATGTATCGTACGCTGCTGACCAGCGACGGCGTTTCTTCATGCTACCGCTAG
- a CDS encoding polyamine ABC transporter substrate-binding protein, with the protein MKKHWLPALAGLGFCLCLLAGQSHAEEEKVLNLYNWSDYFAPDTLSAFQKETGIKVRYDAYDSDETLQSKLMTGDSGYDLVWPTNDFMAKQIQAGAFLKLDKSKLPNLKYLDPALLKLMAQSDPGNQYGVPYMWGTVGVGYDRAKVSAILGKDMPVDSMDLVFNPAIASRIAARCGIGLQDSASTVLPLALRYVGRDPVNPSAQDYAVAQTMLLKVRPYIHLFVNSANANELIDGELCVMVGYSGAINLASQKARELDRKRDIVYDIPSVGSLMWFDGMVIPKTAKHPDNAHAFINYILRPDVVAKISNATRYANANLAAVKLMDPALVNNPNIYPNEQKKRTLFTPVVEAPATARLEGRIWLGLKASKP; encoded by the coding sequence ATGAAAAAGCACTGGCTGCCGGCATTGGCCGGTCTCGGATTCTGTCTGTGCCTGCTTGCGGGGCAGTCCCATGCCGAAGAAGAGAAAGTACTGAACCTGTACAACTGGAGCGACTATTTCGCCCCCGACACCTTGTCAGCGTTCCAGAAGGAAACCGGCATCAAGGTACGCTATGACGCTTACGACAGCGATGAGACACTGCAGTCCAAGCTGATGACGGGCGACAGTGGCTACGACCTGGTATGGCCGACCAATGATTTCATGGCGAAGCAGATCCAGGCCGGCGCATTTCTCAAGCTCGACAAGAGCAAGTTGCCGAATCTCAAGTATCTCGACCCCGCGCTGCTGAAATTAATGGCGCAGTCCGATCCCGGCAATCAGTACGGCGTTCCCTACATGTGGGGAACGGTGGGCGTGGGGTACGACCGTGCCAAGGTCAGCGCGATCCTCGGTAAGGATATGCCCGTCGACAGCATGGACCTGGTGTTCAATCCGGCGATCGCGTCGCGCATTGCCGCGCGCTGCGGTATCGGCTTGCAGGACTCCGCGAGTACAGTGCTGCCACTGGCGCTGCGCTATGTCGGCCGTGATCCGGTGAACCCGAGCGCGCAAGACTATGCTGTCGCGCAGACCATGCTGCTGAAAGTGCGGCCTTATATTCATCTGTTCGTCAACTCGGCCAACGCCAACGAATTGATCGACGGCGAACTGTGCGTCATGGTGGGCTACTCCGGCGCAATCAACCTGGCCTCGCAAAAGGCGCGGGAGCTGGACCGCAAGCGTGACATCGTCTACGACATTCCGAGCGTTGGCAGCCTGATGTGGTTCGACGGCATGGTCATTCCGAAGACCGCGAAGCATCCGGACAACGCGCATGCGTTCATCAATTACATCTTGCGGCCGGATGTCGTGGCGAAGATCTCCAATGCCACGCGATACGCTAATGCCAATCTGGCCGCAGTGAAGCTGATGGACCCGGCGCTGGTCAATAATCCGAACATCTATCCGAATGAGCAAAAGAAGCGCACGTTGTTTACACCGGTGGTCGAAGCGCCCGCCACCGCGCGTCTGGAAGGCCGGATCTGGCTTGGGCTCAAGGCGAGTAAGCCCTGA
- a CDS encoding agmatine deiminase family protein → MTTRRHFLKRGLLASSGALLSGALGSCFSTMALAQSANWRMPDEGDAHAATWMAFGPSEDIWGGKLLPVARENLAGIAKAIAAHEPVKMLVREEDHDIAARLCGAAVELVTQPIDDLWMRDTGPVFVKGPAGQLGAVGFNFNGWGNKQEHEHDAEVAAFVARRAGANLLETRLVLEGGGIEVDGEGTAIITQSCVLNANRNPGVSKAQCEAELSRLLGLRKIIWLPGIAGKDITDGHTDFYARFTSPGVVVAGLDPDPSSYDHAVTKRHLEILRKSTDAKGRPLKVVVLQGPTTVRRKYENDQFAAGYINFYLCNRAVIAPEFGDSKADRNTRDVLVDLFPGRDVIQLNIDGIAAGGGGIHCTTQQQPG, encoded by the coding sequence ATGACGACAAGACGTCATTTCCTGAAACGGGGGCTGTTGGCCTCCAGTGGCGCGCTGCTATCCGGCGCGCTCGGCAGCTGCTTCAGCACGATGGCGCTTGCGCAGAGTGCCAACTGGCGGATGCCGGACGAAGGCGATGCCCATGCCGCGACCTGGATGGCATTCGGCCCCAGCGAGGACATTTGGGGCGGAAAATTGCTCCCAGTAGCCAGAGAGAATCTGGCTGGCATTGCGAAGGCCATTGCGGCGCACGAGCCCGTGAAAATGCTGGTGCGGGAAGAGGACCACGACATCGCTGCCCGCCTGTGTGGCGCGGCGGTCGAACTCGTGACTCAACCCATCGACGATTTGTGGATGCGCGATACCGGGCCGGTGTTCGTTAAAGGACCTGCGGGCCAGCTTGGCGCCGTGGGCTTCAACTTCAATGGCTGGGGTAACAAGCAGGAGCATGAACACGATGCGGAAGTTGCGGCCTTCGTCGCGCGCCGGGCCGGGGCGAACCTGCTCGAAACGCGTCTGGTGCTGGAAGGCGGCGGTATTGAAGTCGACGGCGAAGGCACGGCCATCATTACGCAGAGCTGCGTGCTGAACGCCAATCGCAATCCGGGTGTCAGCAAAGCGCAGTGCGAAGCGGAGCTGTCCCGCCTGCTCGGACTACGGAAAATCATCTGGCTGCCAGGCATTGCCGGCAAGGACATTACCGACGGGCACACCGACTTCTACGCGCGCTTTACGAGCCCGGGCGTTGTGGTTGCCGGGCTCGATCCGGATCCGTCTTCCTACGATCACGCGGTGACGAAGCGCCATCTGGAGATCCTGCGCAAGTCCACCGACGCGAAGGGCCGCCCATTGAAGGTGGTGGTGCTGCAAGGTCCCACGACTGTGCGCCGGAAGTACGAGAACGACCAGTTCGCGGCCGGATACATCAATTTCTATTTGTGCAACCGCGCGGTGATCGCGCCGGAGTTCGGCGACAGCAAGGCAGATCGCAATACGCGCGATGTTCTTGTGGATCTGTTTCCCGGCCGGGACGTGATTCAATTGAATATCGACGGCATTGCTGCCGGCGGCGGTGGCATTCACTGCACGACCCAACAGCAGCCTGGCTAA
- a CDS encoding agmatine deiminase family protein: MAFASGSEGIWTPVTPQSTDAGIDRVRADLMDVAKAIGTYEPVNMLVLPVDLSVAQTLLATASGANPGIHANYLGRATGVGGVNLIALANGFDDLWTRDTGCLFVKNTANGNALCAVSFNFNGWGNANTDSLNLNAGMTVPAQVAASSNKSKAGKFFQPFANDHTLAGWMAQANNATLIQSTLTLEGGAIEFDGEATAILTESAVLHVNRNPQLFAIPNGVVASATLLPTAKDTVLAELQRTLGVQKIIWIPGTAIFPQGCGAGGQGGAATPANETDITNGHVDFYAKFLAPGVVAYAADPTNSTYEQALMAANYRNLVGQTDAKGRQLTLIALNAPGNYGTSNGVTLSDKQMTNFAAGYINFYKCNGAIIVPKFNDLAADAAAVAVIRPYAGSRAIVQVDILGIASGGGGVHCATRELPA; the protein is encoded by the coding sequence ATGGCGTTCGCCTCGGGTTCGGAAGGGATCTGGACGCCGGTTACGCCGCAGAGCACGGATGCGGGCATCGACCGGGTCCGTGCCGACCTGATGGACGTGGCCAAGGCGATCGGCACGTATGAGCCGGTCAACATGCTGGTGCTGCCGGTCGACCTGAGCGTGGCGCAAACCCTGCTGGCGACGGCAAGCGGTGCGAATCCGGGGATTCACGCGAACTATCTGGGCCGGGCCACGGGCGTGGGCGGCGTCAATCTGATCGCGCTTGCCAATGGGTTCGACGATCTCTGGACCCGCGACACGGGTTGTCTGTTCGTCAAGAACACCGCCAACGGCAACGCATTGTGCGCCGTGAGTTTCAACTTCAACGGCTGGGGCAACGCGAATACGGATAGCCTGAATCTGAACGCGGGGATGACGGTGCCCGCGCAGGTGGCAGCGAGCAGCAACAAGTCCAAGGCAGGCAAATTCTTCCAACCGTTTGCCAACGACCACACGCTGGCGGGCTGGATGGCACAGGCGAACAACGCGACGCTGATTCAGAGCACCTTGACGCTCGAAGGCGGGGCGATCGAATTCGACGGCGAGGCGACGGCAATTCTCACGGAATCCGCAGTGCTGCACGTCAATCGCAATCCACAACTGTTCGCCATTCCGAATGGCGTGGTGGCTAGCGCGACGCTTCTGCCGACCGCCAAAGATACGGTGTTGGCCGAGTTGCAACGAACGCTCGGCGTGCAGAAGATCATCTGGATTCCGGGCACCGCGATCTTTCCGCAAGGTTGCGGAGCCGGTGGCCAGGGCGGTGCGGCAACGCCTGCCAATGAGACCGACATCACGAATGGGCACGTCGACTTTTATGCGAAGTTCCTCGCGCCGGGCGTGGTCGCCTATGCAGCCGATCCGACCAACTCGACCTATGAGCAGGCGCTGATGGCGGCCAACTACAGAAACCTCGTGGGACAAACGGATGCAAAAGGGCGGCAACTGACGTTGATTGCGTTGAATGCGCCGGGTAACTACGGCACATCCAACGGCGTAACGCTGAGCGACAAACAGATGACAAACTTTGCCGCGGGCTATATCAACTTCTACAAATGCAACGGGGCGATCATCGTGCCGAAATTCAACGACCTTGCAGCCGATGCCGCCGCCGTGGCCGTCATCCGGCCGTATGCCGGATCCCGGGCGATTGTCCAGGTGGATATCCTGGGCATTGCGTCGGGCGGCGGCGGTGTGCATTGTGCGACGCGTGAACTCCCCGCTTAG
- a CDS encoding ABC transporter ATP-binding protein, producing MNPTSMANQAQTQAQDQATLLSVDNLKVQFGVPRGGFPWSGKATLRAVDGVSFSVRRGETVGLVGESGCGKSTLARAIIGLTPVASGSVRWLDKETVLPGAGRDTSRLRRDVQMIFQDPLASLDPRMTIEQIVAEPLLTHGQDIARADVQRRVLTMLERVGLNVQHLRRYPHEFSGGQCQRVGIARALIGEPQLVICDEPVSALDVSIQAQIVNLLRDLQRELSLSLLFVAHDLAVVKAISHRVLVMYLGRVMEFGDKRDVYGAPRHPYTRALLSAVPVPDPVVERARRHLLLRGEIASPLSPPSGCAFRTRCPDAIEACASEIPQPVTHGASATRVACIRVSDAPQNIPLGTH from the coding sequence ATGAACCCCACTTCCATGGCAAATCAGGCTCAGACCCAGGCTCAGGATCAGGCAACGCTGTTGTCGGTCGACAATCTCAAGGTGCAATTCGGCGTGCCGCGCGGTGGCTTTCCGTGGTCCGGCAAGGCCACGCTGCGTGCGGTGGACGGCGTGTCGTTCAGCGTGCGACGCGGCGAAACCGTGGGCCTCGTCGGCGAATCGGGTTGTGGCAAATCCACCCTCGCCCGCGCCATCATCGGCCTCACGCCGGTGGCGAGCGGCAGCGTGCGCTGGCTCGACAAGGAAACCGTGCTGCCGGGCGCAGGCCGCGATACGTCGCGCCTGCGCCGCGACGTGCAGATGATTTTCCAGGATCCGCTCGCCTCGCTCGATCCGCGCATGACGATCGAACAGATCGTCGCCGAACCCTTGCTCACGCATGGCCAGGACATTGCCCGCGCCGACGTGCAACGGCGCGTGCTGACCATGCTCGAACGCGTCGGCCTCAACGTGCAGCATCTGCGCCGCTATCCGCATGAGTTTTCCGGCGGTCAGTGTCAGCGTGTGGGCATTGCACGCGCGTTGATCGGCGAGCCGCAACTGGTGATCTGCGACGAGCCGGTGTCGGCGCTCGATGTCTCGATCCAGGCGCAAATCGTCAACCTGCTGCGCGATCTGCAGCGCGAGCTGTCGCTATCGCTGCTGTTCGTCGCGCACGATCTAGCGGTGGTCAAGGCCATCAGCCATCGCGTGCTGGTGATGTATCTCGGCCGCGTGATGGAGTTCGGCGACAAGCGCGACGTCTATGGCGCGCCGCGCCATCCGTATACGCGCGCGCTGCTGTCGGCGGTGCCGGTGCCCGATCCAGTGGTTGAACGCGCCCGCCGTCATCTGCTGCTACGCGGCGAGATTGCGTCGCCGCTCAGTCCCCCCTCCGGTTGCGCGTTTCGCACGCGTTGCCCGGATGCGATCGAGGCCTGCGCGAGCGAGATTCCACAGCCGGTCACACACGGCGCGAGCGCGACACGCGTCGCGTGCATTCGCGTGAGCGACGCCCCGCAGAACATCCCTCTGGGAACTCACTAA
- a CDS encoding ABC transporter ATP-binding protein, with translation MALLEVKDLSVRFTRREGAPVDAVQRVSFSLEAGRTLGIVGESGSGKSQTVMALLGLLAGNGKVSGAATYRGENLLTMSEAGLNKIRGDRIGMIFQDPMTSLNPFLTIERQMTETLQLHRGMSRREARRRAIETLETVRIPDAARRINMYPHEFSGGMRQRVMIAMALLSEPEILIADEPTTALDVTVQAQIIELLRELNRERGTAIILITHDMGVVAGLCDDVMVMYAGQTVEQANAATLFAAPTHPYTIGLLNALPRLTDDDDRPLQTIPGNPPLPGEIGEGCAFAPRCTYCSDRCRESRPALTASPIAAGALRACHRPVRDIMEVQHV, from the coding sequence ATGGCGCTACTCGAAGTCAAAGACCTGAGCGTGCGCTTCACGCGCCGCGAGGGCGCACCCGTCGACGCGGTGCAGCGCGTGTCGTTTTCGCTTGAAGCGGGCCGCACGCTGGGTATCGTCGGCGAATCGGGCTCGGGCAAAAGCCAGACCGTGATGGCGCTGCTCGGCCTGCTGGCCGGCAACGGCAAGGTGTCGGGCGCGGCGACCTATCGCGGCGAAAACCTCCTGACGATGAGCGAAGCCGGGTTGAATAAAATTCGCGGCGACCGCATCGGCATGATCTTTCAGGACCCGATGACCTCGCTCAACCCGTTCCTGACGATCGAACGACAGATGACCGAGACGCTGCAACTGCATCGCGGGATGTCGCGCCGCGAAGCACGCCGGCGCGCCATCGAAACGCTCGAAACAGTGCGTATTCCCGATGCCGCGCGGCGCATCAACATGTATCCGCACGAGTTCTCCGGCGGCATGCGGCAACGCGTGATGATCGCAATGGCCCTGCTCTCCGAGCCGGAAATCCTGATCGCGGACGAGCCGACCACCGCGCTCGACGTGACCGTGCAGGCGCAGATCATCGAGTTGCTGCGCGAACTGAATCGCGAACGCGGTACCGCGATCATTCTGATCACGCACGACATGGGCGTGGTGGCCGGCTTGTGCGACGATGTGATGGTGATGTACGCCGGCCAGACCGTCGAGCAGGCGAATGCCGCCACGCTATTCGCCGCGCCCACGCATCCGTACACGATCGGCCTGCTGAACGCGCTGCCGCGCCTCACCGACGACGACGACCGTCCGCTGCAAACCATTCCCGGTAACCCGCCGTTGCCTGGTGAAATCGGCGAAGGTTGCGCATTCGCGCCGCGCTGCACGTATTGCAGCGATCGGTGCCGCGAATCGCGGCCCGCGCTCACGGCGTCGCCGATAGCCGCCGGCGCGCTGCGCGCCTGCCACCGGCCGGTGCGGGACATCATGGAGGTCCAGCACGTATGA
- a CDS encoding ABC transporter permease produces MPRSIQSTGAALDPLAAITRAPRSRGPLATAALRFARNRAAFSGFVILLLIVIACVTGPWFLSNNPIDSDWSAISLAPTLQNMHWFGTDELGRDLLARTLQGGRVSLEVGLLGTLVSGLIGVAYGATAGYLGGRVDAVMMRIVDMMYAIPYMLIAILMMTMFGRAFYLVVLTISAFSWLDMARVVRGQTLSLRSREFIDAARAIGVSSRSIIARHIVPNLLGVVVVYASVTVPNIVLTESVLSFLGLGVQEPMTSWGVLIQDGAQKLESMPWLLLCPAVMLCVTLYCVNFVGDGLRDAFDPKDR; encoded by the coding sequence ATGCCCCGCTCAATTCAGTCGACTGGCGCGGCGCTCGATCCGCTCGCGGCCATTACCAGAGCGCCGCGTTCGCGCGGACCGCTCGCCACCGCCGCGCTGCGCTTCGCGCGCAATCGCGCGGCGTTTTCCGGCTTCGTCATCCTGCTGCTGATCGTGATTGCCTGCGTGACCGGTCCGTGGTTTCTGTCGAACAATCCGATCGACAGCGACTGGAGCGCGATCAGCCTCGCACCCACGCTGCAAAACATGCACTGGTTCGGCACCGACGAACTCGGCCGCGATCTGCTCGCGCGCACGCTGCAAGGCGGACGCGTGTCGCTGGAAGTGGGGTTGCTCGGCACGCTGGTGTCGGGATTGATCGGCGTGGCGTATGGTGCTACCGCCGGCTATCTGGGCGGCCGCGTCGATGCGGTGATGATGCGTATCGTCGATATGATGTACGCGATCCCCTACATGCTGATCGCGATCCTGATGATGACGATGTTCGGCCGCGCGTTCTATCTGGTCGTGCTGACGATCAGCGCGTTCTCGTGGCTCGACATGGCCCGCGTCGTGCGCGGTCAGACGCTGTCGTTACGCTCGCGCGAATTTATCGACGCCGCCCGCGCCATCGGCGTGAGTTCGCGTTCGATCATCGCGCGCCACATCGTGCCGAATCTGCTTGGCGTGGTGGTGGTCTACGCGAGCGTGACCGTGCCCAACATCGTGCTGACCGAATCCGTGCTGTCGTTCCTCGGCCTCGGCGTGCAGGAGCCCATGACGAGCTGGGGCGTGCTGATTCAGGACGGCGCGCAGAAGCTCGAATCGATGCCGTGGCTGCTGCTGTGCCCGGCGGTGATGCTGTGCGTCACCTTGTATTGCGTGAATTTCGTCGGCGACGGTCTGCGCGACGCATTCGATCCGAAGGACCGCTGA
- a CDS encoding ABC transporter permease subunit — translation MLAYTLRRTLWAIPTILAVITACYLLLHLTPGGPFDTEKHLSAAVLANLNAKYHLDEPLWLQYFHYLGSLLHGDLGPSFRYADWSVNDLVWKALPVSLGVGGVSVPIAVVIGVTLGTLAAVRRDRFIDHLVMVLGNIGNVVPPFVLGPVLVWIFAILLKTSEGQGWLPAGGWGEGEWRYRVLPIVLLTIINVAAIARVMRGSMIEVLSGNFIRTARAKGLPGRTIVLRHALKPALMPVVSLLGSICISSITAAVVTESVFALPGLGQLVVNGAINRDYTLVLGLVVLTTAVAVLFNLLVDLAYAWLDPRIRY, via the coding sequence ATGCTGGCCTATACGCTGCGCCGTACGCTCTGGGCGATCCCGACGATTCTCGCCGTGATCACCGCGTGCTATCTGCTGCTGCACCTCACGCCGGGCGGCCCGTTCGACACCGAGAAGCATCTGTCGGCAGCCGTGCTCGCGAACCTCAACGCCAAATATCATCTCGACGAACCGCTGTGGCTGCAGTACTTCCACTACCTCGGCTCGCTGCTGCACGGCGACCTCGGTCCGTCGTTCCGCTACGCCGACTGGTCGGTCAACGATCTGGTGTGGAAGGCGTTACCGGTGAGTCTCGGCGTGGGCGGCGTGTCGGTACCGATCGCGGTCGTGATCGGCGTCACGCTCGGCACGCTGGCCGCCGTGCGGCGCGATCGTTTCATCGATCACCTGGTAATGGTGCTCGGCAATATCGGCAACGTGGTGCCGCCGTTCGTGCTGGGTCCGGTGCTGGTGTGGATCTTCGCAATCCTGCTGAAGACCTCCGAGGGCCAGGGCTGGCTGCCGGCCGGCGGCTGGGGCGAAGGCGAATGGCGCTATCGCGTGCTGCCGATCGTACTGCTCACTATCATCAACGTCGCCGCGATCGCTCGCGTGATGCGCGGCAGCATGATCGAAGTGCTGTCGGGCAACTTTATCCGCACCGCGCGCGCCAAGGGGCTGCCGGGACGCACGATCGTGTTGCGCCACGCGCTGAAGCCCGCGCTGATGCCGGTGGTTTCGCTGCTTGGTTCGATCTGCATCTCGTCGATTACGGCGGCGGTCGTCACCGAGTCGGTGTTCGCGCTGCCCGGCCTTGGTCAACTGGTCGTCAACGGCGCGATCAACCGCGACTACACCCTCGTGCTCGGCCTCGTCGTGCTGACCACCGCGGTCGCTGTCCTGTTCAATCTGCTGGTCGATCTGGCGTATGCCTGGCTCGATCCGCGCATCCGGTACTGA